A genomic window from Lotus japonicus ecotype B-129 chromosome 1, LjGifu_v1.2 includes:
- the LOC130734147 gene encoding uncharacterized protein LOC130734147 isoform X2, translating to MQYADKLEASGRTLPELLRLNSMDLSSQFAMKRGHVVRFIDRTKCDDNDSFKLRAIMARKRSSIVIRHNNSIPKSVATSDKSLEQSLADLKIKDGHVFKGIVAAEPAEARACGCVQPPPVSDQIAPYAAIENISVQKLTPEYKIGIDPLVKMKTPPMKASELWRDKPAVFLCLRRPGCIMCRAEAYKLYSRKPIFDALGVQLFAVLHEHIESEVKDFWPRYWGGAILFDRGRNFFQALGGGKLLKEKFFSGFLLNPRAIANYKRAKASGFQQNFKGEGEVKGGLFILGSGRSGIAYQFIERNFGDWAPLAEVIEICTQLQKQQQGQRQLEQP from the exons ATGCAATATGCAGATAAGCTAGAGGCCTCTGGTAGAACTCTGCCAGAGCTTCTACGTTTAAACAGCATGGATCTTTCTTCTCAATTCGCCATGAAAAGAGGCCATGTAGTCCGTTTCATAGACAGAACAAAATGTGATGACAATGATTCCTTTAAACTACGCGCAATCATGGCTAGGAAAAGGTCCAGCATAGTGATCAGACACAATAATAGCATCCCAAAGAGTGTTGCAACTTCTGATAAATCGCTTGAACAATCACTTGCTGATCTAAAGATTAAAGATGGACATGTTTTTAAAGGGATTGTGGCAGCTGAGCCGGCAGAAGCTAGAGCATGTGGGTGTGTGCAACCTCCTCCAGTGAGTGACCAAATTGCTCCCTATGCTGCTATTGAAAATATATCAGTTCAGAAACTGACACCAGAGTATAAGATTGGGATTGATCCATTGGTGAAAATGAAGACACCTCCAATGAAAGCTTCAGAACTTTGGCGAGATAAACCAGCTGTTTTCCTCTGTCTCCGGAGACCAGG GTGCATCATGTGCAGAGCAGAGGCATACAAGCTTTATTCCAGGAAACCCATATTTGATGCACTTGGGGTTCAACTCTTTGCAGTTCTCCATGAGCACATAGAGTCAGAG GTTAAAGATTTCTGGCCTAGATACTGGGGTGGTGCTATACTTTTCGACCGGGGCAGGAACTTCTTCCAAGCTCTTGGAGGGGGGAAATTGCTCAAGGAAAAGTTTTTCTCAGGGTTTCTGCTAAACCCTCGAGCAATCGCCAATTACAAGCGTGCAAAAGCTTCAGGGTTTCAGCAAAACTTCAAAGGGGAAGGTGAAGTGAAGGGTGGACTCTTCATCCTTGGGAGTGGAAGGAGTGGCATTGCTTACCAGTTTATAGAGAGGAATTTTGGTGATTGGGCACCTCTTGCTGAAGTCATTGAGATCTGTACCCAATTGCAG AAACAACAGCAAGGTCAAAGACAATTGGAGCAGCCTTGA
- the LOC130730153 gene encoding uncharacterized protein LOC130730153, with product MVEADHALATIKRYEEASGQRVNFDKTELSFSQNVPEQLCTQIRNRMEVKVVDSHDKYLGLPTVIGRSKKAVFLKVQERMVKKLKGWKEKFLSRAGKEVLLKSVAQAIPIYLMSCFRLPENVCSSMASLMANFWWGQKNSEKKIHWMSWANLCKPKASGGLGFRDFKSFNEALLAKQVWRLIQNEESILFKCLKARYFPRTFLLSAPVGFRPSYAWRSICSARNLIKEESVWKCHWVRQVWFASSLSIRSGDIQLEIDKWIQQLACSVGGEIMDQIAMVLWSIWKARNESFFKKIKPDVCKSLDLAINLRTEWLCHQPQFEKMGSSSAVWTPPPSGSMKLNFDAGWAGPRGQGFGLVVRDDKGAFQVAASHYEDHRSDPLVAEALSFRWALKLAAEWNLDNLVIVSDCQQLVTAFHQCYSFPSLKTNVVAHALAAESHLYPDCAWWGDPPVTPSCRFA from the exons ATGGTGGAAGCTGATCATGCTCTTGCAACCATTAAGAGATATGAGGAAGCGTCGGGGCAAAGGGTCAATTTTGACAAAACTGAGTTGTCTTTTAGCCAAAATGTGCCAGAACAGTTGTGTACTCAAATCCGGAATAGGATGGAGGTAAAGGTTGTAGACTCTCATGACAAGTATCTTGGATTGCCAACAGTTATTGGTAGGTCTAAGAAGGCTGTTTTCCTCAAGGTGCAAGAGAGAATGGTGAAGAAGCTAAAAGGATGGAAAGAAAAGTTCCTCTCAAGAGCTGGAAAAGAGGTTTTGCTCAAATCGGTTGCGCAAGCAATTCCTATTTATCTTATGAGTTGCTTCAGACTTCCAGAGAATGTTtgttcttcaatggcttccctCATGGCTAATTTCTGGTGGGGACAAAAGAATTCAGAAAAAAAGATCCATTGGATGAGTTGGGCAAATTTGTGCAAACCAAAGGCAAGTGGAGGGCTGGGCTTCCGAGATTTTAAGAGCTTCAATGAGGCTTTGCTAGCTAAGCAAGTTTGGAGACTGATTCAGAATGAGGAATCCATACTGTTTAAGTGCCTCAAGGCAAGGTATTTTCCAAGAACTTTCTTGCTATCTGCTCCTGTGGGTTTTAGACCCAGTTATGCTTGGCGGAGCATATGCTCAGCTAGGAACTTAATCAAGGAGGAGTCAGTTTGGAAG TGCCATTGGGTTAGACAGGTTTGGTTTGCCTCTTCTCTGTCTATCCGTTCTGGCGATATTCAGCTTGAGATTGATAAGTGGATTCAGCAGTTAGCTTGTTCAGTTGGTGGTGAGATTATGGACCAGATTGCAATGGTTCTTTGGAGTATTTGGAAAGCAAGAAATGAGAGTTTCTTTAAGAAAATTAAGCCTGATGTGTGTAAGTCTCTGGATTTGGCAATTAATTTGAGGACAGAATGGCTATGTCATCAACCACAATTTGAGAAAATGGGATCATCTAGTGCTGTGTGGACTCCCCCACCTTCGGGTTCTATGAAGCTAAACTTTGATGCTGGTTGGGCGGGTCCTCGTGGCCAAGGATTTGGGTTGGTTGTCCGAGATGATAAAGGAGCTTTTCAAGTTGCAGCCTCCCACTATGAAGATCACAGATCGGACCCTCTGGTTGCTGAAGCTTTGAGCTTCAGATGGGCCCTAAAGTTAGCTGCAGAATGGAATTTGGACAACTTAGTCATTGTGTCCGATTGTCAACAGCTTGTTACAGCTTTTCACCAATGTTATAGCTTCCCCTCTTT AAAAACAAATGTAGTAGCTCATGCTCTTGCAGCTGAGAGTCACTTGTATCCTGATTGTGCTTGGTGGGGAGATCCTCCTGTTACACCTAGCTGCAGATTTGCCTGA
- the LOC130731709 gene encoding transcription factor bHLH30-like encodes MLPLRGFYGFESWLDHKPARQGNIQQSSLINSAAELDGGRSRKSTEACQSHRDAERRRRHRINTHLSTLRSLLPNTTKSDKASLLAEVVEHVKRLRKQADDAAAVTAAAVTSSSSSSESVISAAEGEPWPFPGESDEATVKCCDGEDGEVLRRVTATVCCEDRPGLNRDLTQAIRSVRAKAVRAEMMTVGGRSKSVVVIQWPPEGEGEEVGALERALKAVIENRAFVGSEMGRVVLGQKRARDSYEEFC; translated from the exons aTGCTTCCCTTAAGGGGATTCTACGGGTTCGAGAGCTGGCTAGATCACAAGCCTGCAAGACAAGGAAACATTCAACAGAGCTCATTGATCAACTCAGCAGCTGAATTGGACGGTGGGAGATCAAGAAAATCAACGGAAGCATGCCAGAGTCACAGGGATGCTGAGAGGAGACGCAGGCACCGAATCAACACCCACCTCTCCACTCTCCGTTCTCTCCTCCCTAACACCACCAAG TCAGATAAGGCATCGTTACTGGCGGAAGTGGTTGAGCACGTGAAACGGTTGAGGAAGCAAGCAGATGACGCGGCGGCGGTAACGGCGGCGGCGGTGAcgtcctcctcttcctcctctgaaTCAGTTATTTCTGCGGCGGAGGGTGAGCCGTGGCCGTTTCCGGGGGAGTCCGATGAGGCGACTGTGAAGTGCTGCGACGGGGAGGACGGAGAAGTGCTGAGGCGGGTGACGGCAACGGTGTGCTGCGAGGACCGGCCCGGGCTGAACCGGGACCTGACGCAGGCAATCCGGTCGGTTCGGGCTAAGGCGGTTCGGGCGGAGATGATGACGGTTGGGGGGAGGAGCAAGAGTGTTGTGGTGATACAGTGGCCGCCGGAGGGGGAGGGAGAGGAGGTTGGAGCGTTGGAGCGGGCTTTGAAGGCTGTGATTGAGAATCGGGCTTTCGTGGGCTCTGAGATGGGCCGGGTTGTGTTGGGCCAGAAACGGGCTCGGGATAGTTATGAGGAGTTCTGCTAG
- the LOC130734147 gene encoding uncharacterized protein LOC130734147 isoform X1: MASFSVEEFIGNGVLKALLPKLLEEGWDDVPTLKVMDSEDMNSINMTQQQKDALGIRSYLHDHGLMQYADKLEASGRTLPELLRLNSMDLSSQFAMKRGHVVRFIDRTKCDDNDSFKLRAIMARKRSSIVIRHNNSIPKSVATSDKSLEQSLADLKIKDGHVFKGIVAAEPAEARACGCVQPPPVSDQIAPYAAIENISVQKLTPEYKIGIDPLVKMKTPPMKASELWRDKPAVFLCLRRPGCIMCRAEAYKLYSRKPIFDALGVQLFAVLHEHIESEVKDFWPRYWGGAILFDRGRNFFQALGGGKLLKEKFFSGFLLNPRAIANYKRAKASGFQQNFKGEGEVKGGLFILGSGRSGIAYQFIERNFGDWAPLAEVIEICTQLQKQQQGQRQLEQP, encoded by the exons ATGGCTTCATTTTCAGTAGAAGAATTCATAGGAAATGGAGTTTTGAAGGCGTTGCTCCCAAAGTTGTTGGAGGAAGGTTGGGATGATGTGCCAACCCTGAAGGTTATGGACTCAGAGGATATGAATTCAATAAACATGACACAACAGCAGAAG GATGCACTTGGAATTAGGTCATACCTACATGATCATGGATTGATGCAATATGCAGATAAGCTAGAGGCCTCTGGTAGAACTCTGCCAGAGCTTCTACGTTTAAACAGCATGGATCTTTCTTCTCAATTCGCCATGAAAAGAGGCCATGTAGTCCGTTTCATAGACAGAACAAAATGTGATGACAATGATTCCTTTAAACTACGCGCAATCATGGCTAGGAAAAGGTCCAGCATAGTGATCAGACACAATAATAGCATCCCAAAGAGTGTTGCAACTTCTGATAAATCGCTTGAACAATCACTTGCTGATCTAAAGATTAAAGATGGACATGTTTTTAAAGGGATTGTGGCAGCTGAGCCGGCAGAAGCTAGAGCATGTGGGTGTGTGCAACCTCCTCCAGTGAGTGACCAAATTGCTCCCTATGCTGCTATTGAAAATATATCAGTTCAGAAACTGACACCAGAGTATAAGATTGGGATTGATCCATTGGTGAAAATGAAGACACCTCCAATGAAAGCTTCAGAACTTTGGCGAGATAAACCAGCTGTTTTCCTCTGTCTCCGGAGACCAGG GTGCATCATGTGCAGAGCAGAGGCATACAAGCTTTATTCCAGGAAACCCATATTTGATGCACTTGGGGTTCAACTCTTTGCAGTTCTCCATGAGCACATAGAGTCAGAG GTTAAAGATTTCTGGCCTAGATACTGGGGTGGTGCTATACTTTTCGACCGGGGCAGGAACTTCTTCCAAGCTCTTGGAGGGGGGAAATTGCTCAAGGAAAAGTTTTTCTCAGGGTTTCTGCTAAACCCTCGAGCAATCGCCAATTACAAGCGTGCAAAAGCTTCAGGGTTTCAGCAAAACTTCAAAGGGGAAGGTGAAGTGAAGGGTGGACTCTTCATCCTTGGGAGTGGAAGGAGTGGCATTGCTTACCAGTTTATAGAGAGGAATTTTGGTGATTGGGCACCTCTTGCTGAAGTCATTGAGATCTGTACCCAATTGCAG AAACAACAGCAAGGTCAAAGACAATTGGAGCAGCCTTGA
- the LOC130734148 gene encoding uncharacterized protein LOC130734148 — MQHATRAEAERLLGIADKLLQNRDLMGSREFAILAQETEPLLEGSDQILAIVDVLLASEKRINNTNHPDWYAILGIDRRSDDLDLIKKQYRRLALLLHPDKSRFAFADHAFKLVADAWALLSDPLKKGHYDKDLSMFSRVDLSVPGWVNQQEKLPVRRTGPGSGSGTHRNSAAARDEISAEENTRRRNNSNSNSNNAKTFWTACPYCYRLYEYPKVYEGCCLRCMNCERSFHGVAVPSLPPLVPGEEAYYCCWGFFPMGFVIGSFNATEKEAAAGPEPASAPAPAPAPVPVSAQPPSSLPNWMPAPTPNPAPPVVNGGSSVTPTRVTRAAAAAASTPAGVPNGVAGTGPKKRGRPRKYV; from the coding sequence ATGCAGCACGCAACGAGAGCTGAAGCAGAGAGGCTACTGGGAATCGCAGACAAGCTTCTGCAGAACCGCGATCTGATGGGCTCACGCGAATTCGCCATCCTCGCTCAGGAAACCGAGCCTCTCCTCGAAGGCTCCGATCAGATCCTCGCCATCGTCGACGTCCTCCTCGCCTCCGAGAAGCGCATCAACAACACCAACCACCCTGACTGGTACGCCATCCTCGGCATCGATCGCCGCTCCGACGACCTCGATCTTATCAAGAAGCAGTACCGCCGTCTCgccctcctcctccaccctgaTAAGAGCCGCTTCGCCTTCGCCGACCATGCCTTCAAGCTCGTCGCCGATGCTTGGGCTCTCCTCTCCGATCCCCTCAAGAAGGGTCACTACGATAAGGACCTCTCTATGTTCTCCCGCGTTGACCTCTCCGTCCCCGGCTGGGTCAACCAGCAGGAGAAGTTGCCGGTCCGAAGGACCGGCCCTGGGTCCGGCTCCGGCACCCACCGGAACAGCGCCGCCGCCAGGGATGAGATCTCTGCGGAGGAGAACACTCGCCGGAGGAACAACAGCAACAGTAACAGCAACAACGCGAAGACGTTTTGGACGGCGTGCCCGTACTGTTACCGGTTGTATGAGTACCCTAAGGTTTACGAGGGTTGCTGCTTGAGGTGCATGAATTGTGAGAGATCCTTTCACGGTGTCGCTGTGCCGTCGCTGCCGCCGCTGGTGCCGGGGGAGGAAGCTTATTATTGCTGTTGGGGGTTTTTTCCGATGGGGTTTGTCATTGGAAGCTTCAATGCAACGGAGAAAGAGGCTGCAGCTGGACCTGAGCCTGCATCGGCACCAGCTCCGGCGCCAGCTCCTGTGCCGGTGTCGGCTCAGCCTCCTTCTTCGCTTCCGAATTGGATGCCTGCGCCAACGCCAAATCCGGCTCCTCCGGTGGTGAATGGTGGGAGTAGTGTGACACCGACGAGGGTTACTAGggctgctgctgctgcagcTTCTACACCTGCAGGTGTTCCAAATGGGGTTGCTGGAACTGGGCCGAAGAAGCGGGGGAGGCCGCGGAAGTATGTGTGA
- the LOC130734150 gene encoding beta carbonic anhydrase 5, chloroplastic-like — MVWLIRSRMSSILRSNAPLVGSSSTIFTSTRTPWSKFIKTDSCHEAAAVSLPSLEENQPEVPTNCLRLDRENKGLDIGNMTEIDGHQNLFSLMKQRFLSFKNQKYIKELERFQALAKVQYPKFFVIACADSRVCPSNILGFQPGEVFMIRNIANLVPVMKNGPTECNAALEFAVTTLEVENILVIGHSSCAGIENLMRMQEDVESRNFIFKWLANGKVAKLKTNAATAHLTFDQQCRFCEKESINQSLLNLLSYPWIQDRVSKKLLSLHGGYYDFSNCSFEKWTLDFEECNVREEGPEYAVKEQEFWC, encoded by the exons ATGGTGTGGCTAATTC GGTCTAGAATGAGTTCAATTCTACGATCAAATGCACCTTTAGTGGGTTCATCCTCTACAATTTTTACTTCCACGAGAACTCCCTGGTCAAAATTT ATAAAAACGGACAGTTGCCATGAAGCAGCAGCAGTATCATTGCCTTCATTGGA GGAGAACCAACCAGAGGTTCCAACTAATTGTCTCAGGCTTGATCGAGAAAACAAAGGTCTTGACATAGGGAATATGACTGAAATTGATGGCCACCAGAATTTATTTAGCTTGATGAAACAGAGGTTTCTAAGTTTCAAGAACCAAAAATATAT AAAAGAGTTGGAGCGTTTTCAAGCTCTTGCTAAAGTTCAATATCCAAAG TTTTTCGTAATTGCTTGTGCAGACTCTAGGGTATGCCCCTCTAACATATTAGGATTCCAACCTGGAGAAGTATTCATGATTCGTAACATCGCCAATCTTGTACCTGTCATGAAG AATGGACCAACAGAGTGTAATGCTGCTCTTGAGTTTGCAGTAACTACTCTTGAG GTTGAGAACATATTAGTCATTGGTCATAGTAGCTGTGCTGGAATTGAAAATCTGATGAGGATGCAAGAAGATGTAGAATCAAG AAACTTCATATTCAAGTGGCTTGCCAATGGAAAGGTTGCCAAATTGAAGACAAATGCTGCCACAGCTCATCTTACCTTTGATCAGCAGTGCAGATTCTGTGAGAAG GAATCTATTAACCAATCATTATTGAACTTGCTAAGTTATCCTTGGATACAAGATAGAGTGAGTAAAAAGCTGCTTTCTCTTCATGGAGGGTATTATGATTTCTCCAATTGCTCGTTTGAAAAATGGACCCTTGATTTTGAAGAATGCAATGTTAGAGAAGAAGGGCCAGAATATGCTGTCAAAGAACAAGAATTCTGGTGCTGA